Proteins co-encoded in one Methylomonas albis genomic window:
- the flgF gene encoding flagellar basal-body rod protein FlgF gives MDRSLYIAMNGAKQTLLAQGANANNLANTQTTGFKADFEQFRAMPAFGPGYPSRVYSMTERPGTNMSSGNIQTTGRDLDVAVNGQGWIAVRNTDGQEAYTRAGDLRITPEGLLQNGAGLSVLGEGGEPITIPPAQKMEIGTDGTITIVPQGVNATNSVIVERIKLVNPDPANLEKREDGLMHAKQAGAIPADANVNLIPGSLEASNVNPMAAMVEMIELSRNFELQTKVMKSIDDTSGASAKLMQMA, from the coding sequence ATGGACCGTAGCCTTTATATTGCAATGAACGGCGCCAAGCAGACTTTGCTGGCGCAGGGCGCCAACGCCAATAATCTGGCCAACACCCAGACGACCGGCTTCAAGGCCGATTTCGAGCAATTTCGCGCGATGCCGGCCTTTGGTCCTGGCTACCCTTCTCGGGTTTATTCGATGACCGAACGCCCAGGCACCAACATGTCTAGCGGCAACATCCAAACCACCGGCCGCGACCTGGATGTCGCCGTTAACGGCCAGGGCTGGATCGCAGTGCGCAATACCGACGGCCAGGAAGCCTACACCCGTGCCGGTGACCTGCGCATCACGCCGGAAGGCTTGTTGCAAAACGGAGCCGGGCTTTCGGTACTCGGCGAAGGCGGCGAACCGATCACGATTCCACCCGCTCAAAAAATGGAAATCGGTACTGACGGCACCATTACCATCGTCCCACAAGGTGTCAATGCCACAAACAGCGTCATCGTCGAGCGCATCAAGCTGGTAAATCCCGATCCGGCCAATCTGGAAAAACGTGAAGACGGCTTGATGCATGCCAAACAAGCCGGCGCCATCCCGGCCGACGCCAACGTCAACCTGATTCCGGGCTCGTTGGAAGCCAGCAACGTCAATCCGATGGCGGCGATGGTGGAAATGATAGAACTATCCAGAAATTTCGAATTGCAAACCAAAGTGATGAAAAGCATTGACGACACTTCCGGCGCCAGCGCCAAGCTGATGCAAATGGCATAG
- the flgK gene encoding flagellar hook-associated protein FlgK, translated as MAIGILGNALSGLTAFQRSLETTSNNISNANTEGYSRQRTELATRPEQFTGNGYMGNGVEVANITRSYDQFITNQLRSSTATYNEVNSFYTLSSQVDNITADATTGLAPAMKSFFDAIDGVANDPSSVAARQVMLTEAESLTQQFNTMSERFGDLRKRVNDNVTSAVQELNGYAKTLAELNVKIVSDIGRSSGKQMPNELMDQRDLLLTKIAEKADVSYVSQSDGSYNVFIGKGQPLVLGSAASTLSVVGDSNDVNQKLIMLNGQDISSQLSGGELSGNLRFRDQVLDPAQQQLGLLATGLATEFNNIHKAGYDINGNTNVDFFDLNSPTPQVKATVSDSNLVVSSAFVSPTSASGLGASYRLDVTATLPATTFSLTNLSDNTTTAGLSAATLATTAATNGFSISFSGGSLTTGDSFQISPNFNAAAKIKLNSAITNPRQIAAASATGLTGDNSNALKLANLETQAKMFGGKASFTQVYGQMISDVGSQTHAASVGRTAQETLLKQASSAKESVSGVNLDEEAANLINFQNSYQAAAKAVSVANSLFDTLIGAFR; from the coding sequence ATGGCCATTGGAATTCTCGGAAATGCATTATCGGGGCTGACGGCGTTCCAACGCTCGCTGGAAACCACCAGCAACAACATCAGCAACGCCAACACCGAAGGCTATAGCCGACAACGCACTGAACTGGCTACCCGCCCCGAGCAATTTACCGGCAACGGCTATATGGGTAACGGCGTCGAAGTTGCCAATATCACTCGCAGCTACGACCAATTCATCACCAATCAATTGCGCTCCAGCACCGCCACTTATAACGAGGTCAACAGCTTCTACACCTTGTCGTCGCAAGTCGATAATATTACTGCCGATGCAACCACCGGTCTGGCACCGGCCATGAAAAGCTTTTTCGATGCAATAGACGGTGTCGCCAACGATCCCAGCTCGGTGGCCGCCCGCCAAGTCATGTTGACCGAAGCCGAATCCTTGACTCAACAGTTCAACACCATGAGCGAGCGCTTCGGCGACTTGCGGAAACGCGTCAACGACAATGTCACCAGTGCGGTTCAAGAACTCAATGGTTACGCAAAAACACTGGCCGAACTAAATGTGAAGATCGTATCGGACATAGGCCGTTCATCCGGCAAGCAAATGCCCAACGAATTAATGGATCAGCGCGATCTGTTGTTGACTAAAATCGCCGAAAAAGCCGATGTTTCCTATGTCAGCCAGAGCGATGGCTCATACAACGTGTTTATCGGCAAAGGCCAGCCTTTGGTGCTAGGCAGTGCGGCTTCGACACTGTCGGTGGTGGGTGATAGCAACGACGTCAATCAAAAGCTGATCATGCTGAATGGCCAAGATATTTCCAGCCAACTATCCGGCGGCGAACTATCCGGCAACCTGCGCTTTCGAGATCAAGTGCTGGACCCCGCGCAACAGCAGCTGGGCTTGCTGGCTACCGGACTGGCGACCGAATTTAACAATATTCATAAAGCCGGCTACGACATCAACGGCAATACCAATGTAGATTTTTTTGATTTGAATTCGCCCACCCCGCAAGTTAAAGCAACGGTTAGCGATAGCAATCTGGTGGTTTCCAGCGCGTTTGTGTCGCCGACATCGGCATCCGGCTTGGGGGCATCCTACAGACTGGACGTTACGGCAACCTTACCGGCGACCACTTTCAGCCTAACCAATTTAAGCGACAATACCACTACGGCCGGCTTAAGCGCCGCCACTCTAGCGACCACCGCCGCGACTAACGGTTTTAGCATCAGCTTTAGCGGCGGTTCGCTGACTACTGGCGATTCCTTCCAAATCAGCCCCAACTTTAATGCCGCCGCCAAAATAAAACTTAACTCGGCCATCACCAATCCAAGGCAAATCGCCGCCGCCAGCGCCACCGGCCTAACCGGCGACAACAGTAATGCACTGAAACTGGCCAATCTGGAAACCCAAGCAAAAATGTTCGGCGGCAAAGCCAGCTTTACCCAAGTCTATGGTCAAATGATCTCCGACGTCGGCTCGCAAACCCATGCAGCTTCGGTCGGCCGCACCGCCCAGGAAACATTGCTGAAGCAAGCCAGCAGTGCTAAAGAAAGCGTATCCGGCGTCAACCTGGATGAAGAGGCAGCCAATCTCATCAATTTTCAAAATTCGTATCAGGCAGCAGCCAAAGCCGTTTCGGTGGCCAACTCGCTGTTCGACACCCTGATCGGCGCATTCCGCTAG
- the flgH gene encoding flagellar basal body L-ring protein FlgH, translating into MNRFIKRQAGGKILLIAAIALMTGCDTLPRRDPDFAPVQPADLRPPQQSNGAIYQAGYDMRLFEDHAARRVGDILTVTFDENTSATKQANSKASKNSDINIKGTAPTLFGVASEALLGHDLSSSFQYSTDRSTEGKGDAKQSNKLSGDISVTVVDVLPNGNLRVRGEKRVTLNDGSEYIRLSGIVRPIDISVANKLSSSKVADATIMYTGDGALADSNKPGWISRILSSPLFPF; encoded by the coding sequence ATGAACAGATTCATTAAACGGCAAGCAGGCGGCAAAATTTTGCTGATAGCGGCAATCGCGTTAATGACCGGCTGCGATACTTTGCCGAGACGCGACCCCGATTTTGCCCCGGTACAACCCGCAGACCTACGCCCACCGCAACAAAGCAATGGCGCGATTTATCAGGCCGGCTACGACATGCGCTTATTCGAAGACCATGCCGCGCGCCGGGTTGGCGACATTTTGACGGTAACTTTCGATGAAAATACCTCAGCCACCAAACAAGCCAATTCCAAGGCCAGCAAAAACTCGGACATTAACATCAAAGGCACCGCCCCAACTCTATTTGGCGTAGCCAGCGAGGCCTTGCTTGGACATGACCTGTCGTCTTCATTTCAATACAGTACCGATCGCAGCACCGAAGGCAAAGGCGACGCCAAACAAAGCAACAAACTATCCGGCGACATCAGCGTCACTGTCGTGGACGTGTTGCCCAACGGCAATCTGCGGGTACGCGGCGAAAAACGCGTCACTTTAAACGACGGCAGCGAATACATTCGTCTGTCGGGCATCGTCCGCCCTATCGACATTAGCGTCGCCAATAAACTGTCCTCCAGCAAGGTTGCCGACGCCACCATTATGTACACCGGCGACGGCGCCTTGGCCGACAGTAACAAACCCGGCTGGATCTCGCGAATTCTTTCGAGCCCATTGTTTCCTTTCTAG
- the flgL gene encoding flagellar hook-associated protein FlgL: MRISTSWNSQLGVNAMLDQQAKLSETQLKLSSGKKYLSPAENAVAATSMIDLDYNIKENQQYQVNIGAARQRLSLEESGLDNAGNVLHRIRELTVQGLNDSNTATNRKQIALEIDELNKQLLSIANTKNANGEYIFSGYKTDQAAFTDTPAYAYQGDANQRSIAIGPSRQVTDGDPGESVFGSIQAAPLTAGSISNVFQAVAQISADLKANTPNKNSLNDMDTALVRFDTIRASAGARLNALDDQENLNADYILDNKSTASDIGDLDYADALSKFNLQQVSLQAAQQAYTKVQNLSLFNYIS; this comes from the coding sequence ATGCGCATTTCAACTTCATGGAATAGTCAGCTCGGCGTTAACGCGATGTTGGATCAACAAGCCAAACTCAGCGAGACTCAGCTAAAACTATCGTCCGGCAAGAAATACCTAAGCCCTGCCGAAAATGCGGTCGCCGCCACCAGCATGATAGACCTGGATTACAACATAAAGGAAAACCAGCAATACCAGGTCAATATCGGCGCGGCCCGGCAAAGACTGAGCCTGGAAGAATCCGGACTGGATAATGCGGGTAACGTTCTGCACAGAATCAGGGAATTGACCGTACAAGGCTTGAACGACAGCAACACCGCCACCAACCGCAAGCAAATCGCATTGGAAATCGACGAATTGAACAAGCAATTGTTAAGCATCGCCAATACCAAAAATGCCAACGGCGAGTATATTTTTTCCGGGTACAAAACCGACCAGGCCGCTTTTACCGACACCCCGGCCTACGCCTATCAAGGTGACGCGAACCAACGCAGTATCGCCATAGGGCCCAGCCGACAAGTCACCGACGGCGACCCCGGCGAGTCGGTATTCGGCAGTATTCAAGCAGCGCCGCTGACGGCCGGCAGCATCAGCAATGTTTTTCAAGCAGTCGCACAAATATCCGCTGATTTAAAAGCCAACACCCCTAATAAAAACTCGTTGAACGACATGGATACGGCGCTGGTGCGCTTCGACACCATTCGCGCATCGGCCGGCGCCCGCTTGAACGCCTTGGACGATCAGGAAAATTTAAACGCCGACTACATCCTCGACAACAAATCCACCGCCTCGGACATAGGTGATCTGGATTACGCAGACGCCTTGAGCAAATTTAATCTGCAACAAGTATCGCTGCAAGCGGCGCAGCAGGCCTATACCAAGGTGCAAAACCTGTCTTTGTTTAACTACATTTCCTAA
- a CDS encoding LapA family protein, giving the protein MGWDLLNLFIAPGTLRLIVWAVAIGAVATFLVVLWFSISAARRNIDNSKLRYLAMGLVLAIFLMPVAYKLHQNHLKQQALDAKLATMTKALDRYHELCKGAGEKIYRTVDDVDGVFLMKLEFDENTGISQYSNDAKSPYESLGDFDKSGLYKNDHAVGYMSFDGYIEGFLRDGSVDHGHWLEDSKTFKRRPAFQYVEAIDPLDGKRYRYTGSWQKTDRTNRKKWRKMDYVPRELLESVNFNAGGPIEFVLTREPAGNPPPRYGVTYDDLETPEERKMWIAGSALKVVDLQTGELLGQRIGYLHDRGGGSAAGGRQPWSFAKTEVGWSCPPQRVVGHSKRDFIMDVLHTSQGVKP; this is encoded by the coding sequence ATGGGTTGGGATCTTTTAAATTTGTTTATCGCTCCGGGGACCTTGCGCTTGATCGTTTGGGCGGTGGCGATAGGCGCTGTCGCTACTTTTCTGGTCGTGCTGTGGTTTAGCATTTCCGCCGCCCGGCGCAATATCGATAATTCTAAACTCAGATATCTAGCCATGGGTTTGGTGTTGGCGATATTTCTGATGCCTGTGGCTTACAAGCTCCATCAAAACCACCTGAAACAACAAGCACTGGATGCCAAGCTCGCCACCATGACCAAGGCCCTGGACCGCTATCACGAGTTGTGCAAGGGCGCGGGCGAAAAAATTTATCGCACCGTCGACGATGTCGACGGGGTGTTTTTGATGAAGCTGGAGTTCGATGAAAACACCGGCATCAGCCAGTACAGCAACGATGCCAAGAGTCCTTATGAAAGTCTCGGGGATTTCGACAAAAGCGGGCTTTATAAAAACGACCATGCTGTTGGTTATATGAGCTTTGACGGTTATATCGAAGGATTCTTGCGCGACGGGTCCGTTGACCACGGACATTGGCTTGAAGATTCGAAAACGTTTAAACGGCGACCAGCGTTTCAATACGTTGAGGCCATCGATCCCTTGGACGGGAAACGTTACCGCTACACCGGCAGTTGGCAAAAAACCGACAGAACCAACCGAAAAAAATGGCGCAAAATGGATTATGTCCCCCGTGAATTATTGGAGTCCGTTAATTTTAATGCCGGAGGACCGATTGAGTTCGTATTAACTCGCGAACCGGCCGGCAATCCGCCGCCGCGCTACGGCGTGACCTACGATGACCTGGAAACCCCGGAAGAACGCAAGATGTGGATAGCCGGCAGCGCCTTGAAAGTAGTCGATCTGCAAACGGGCGAGTTGCTGGGACAGCGCATCGGTTATTTACATGACCGAGGTGGCGGCAGTGCGGCTGGCGGCCGGCAGCCGTGGTCATTTGCTAAAACCGAAGTGGGCTGGTCATGTCCTCCACAGAGAGTGGTAGGCCATTCCAAGCGTGATTTCATAATGGATGTATTACATACCAGTCAAGGAGTTAAACCATGA
- the flgJ gene encoding flagellar assembly peptidoglycan hydrolase FlgJ codes for MLNVDSASVYTDFNGLAKLKQGAREQSPEAIKEVAKQFESVFLGMMMKNMRQAKLAEGILDSQQTQFYQDMYDQQMSVHLAGKPGIGFADLIAKQLSPKQNDEEKDDKLTANDFLNRAAGTGASTNPDNHQSLRTGEAAEEQMPLDASGLSSLERSLARLERSQKTLADQWQTLDDKVRNDNDQPLTSRQEFVTQLRPHAEQAAQSLGVDANVLLAQAALETGWGQGMVKNAQGDNSFNLFNIKADKSWQGKQAKTMTLEYAGGVAKKEMAGFRAYDSYKDSFDDYVNFIKTNPRYSEALKKAGNAGHYLHELQQAGYATDPRYAEKVMTIYQSQTAAQVAALKSAG; via the coding sequence ATGTTAAACGTAGACAGCGCTTCGGTTTATACCGACTTCAACGGCCTGGCGAAACTTAAACAAGGCGCCCGCGAGCAATCGCCCGAAGCCATCAAGGAAGTCGCCAAACAATTCGAGTCGGTGTTCTTAGGCATGATGATGAAAAACATGCGTCAAGCCAAATTGGCCGAGGGCATATTGGATAGCCAACAAACTCAGTTTTATCAAGACATGTACGACCAACAAATGTCTGTGCATTTGGCCGGCAAACCCGGCATCGGCTTTGCGGATTTAATTGCCAAACAATTGTCGCCCAAACAAAACGACGAGGAAAAAGACGACAAACTGACCGCTAACGATTTCTTGAATCGTGCTGCCGGCACTGGCGCTAGCACTAATCCCGACAATCACCAGTCCTTGCGCACCGGGGAAGCAGCGGAGGAGCAAATGCCGCTGGACGCTTCCGGCCTAAGTAGCCTGGAGCGTAGCTTGGCCCGTTTGGAACGCAGCCAAAAAACCCTGGCCGACCAATGGCAAACCCTGGACGATAAAGTACGGAACGATAACGATCAGCCGCTAACATCCAGACAGGAATTCGTTACCCAACTAAGGCCGCATGCCGAACAAGCCGCGCAAAGCCTGGGTGTGGATGCCAATGTGTTACTGGCTCAAGCGGCATTGGAAACCGGCTGGGGCCAAGGCATGGTTAAAAATGCCCAGGGCGATAACAGCTTTAATCTGTTCAACATCAAGGCGGATAAATCCTGGCAAGGCAAACAAGCCAAAACCATGACGCTTGAATACGCCGGTGGAGTCGCTAAAAAAGAAATGGCCGGCTTCCGGGCTTACGATTCCTACAAAGACAGCTTCGACGATTACGTGAACTTTATCAAAACCAATCCGCGTTATAGCGAAGCCTTGAAAAAAGCCGGCAACGCCGGACACTATTTACACGAACTGCAACAAGCCGGTTATGCCACCGATCCAAGGTATGCCGAAAAAGTAATGACTATCTACCAAAGCCAAACCGCGGCCCAGGTAGCAGCTCTAAAAAGCGCGGGTTAG
- a CDS encoding FHA domain-containing protein, which yields MEDDKTVFMGVSPFNAAEIDADRTVLARPETLQVDLLDISGQVIAHFSFENSFSVGRAQENAVVVNDQSISRHHLEIKREPDGWWVVDLNSTHGVYRDKQRLAAKTKLHLPVLLGLGVSPFELKIASANPNPAQSKPADDATLYAAAPTPVVNQPQVAPQPKVQQNLSADAIKNRLLSEEESADMGDYTRMVRRVIREDRTVRTKNYKKLIWSLGLLFVISAGLVTYQYLALDNARKLAINMFYDVKTLEVSLSQADMRLAENVESLAKAFEEVKDEKLKVSQERIKAEQAKILEEKKRLAEERQKLKLMKAKYQEYLKEIDFLRLSFPTDEQYERELITRVVRGFGESELELPDEFVTQVRQYIKNWQDTGRLRLAVKNMQDNQYGPMVLDALDKEGLPAYFMYLPLQESNYDTKAIGPETRFGIAKGAWQFLATTGQEYGLPPGPLANVREYDEQDARFDFAQATQAGAKYLKYIYSKQAQASGLLVMASYNYGHNKVRGMVEKMPDNPRDRNFWKFIQEYEIPVETYDYVFYIVSAAVIGEDPKHFGFDFSPPLLQVSPVVN from the coding sequence CGTTTTCATGGGGGTAAGTCCGTTTAATGCAGCGGAAATAGATGCTGATCGCACCGTATTGGCCCGGCCGGAGACGCTTCAGGTCGATTTGTTGGATATTAGCGGCCAAGTCATCGCTCATTTTTCGTTTGAAAACAGTTTCAGCGTCGGCCGGGCACAAGAGAACGCGGTTGTCGTCAACGATCAATCTATTAGCCGCCATCATCTGGAGATTAAGCGGGAGCCTGATGGCTGGTGGGTCGTGGACTTAAATAGCACGCATGGCGTGTATCGGGATAAACAGCGGCTGGCGGCTAAAACCAAATTACACTTGCCGGTTTTGTTGGGCTTGGGCGTTTCGCCGTTTGAACTCAAAATCGCCTCTGCGAACCCAAACCCAGCGCAGTCTAAGCCAGCAGACGATGCCACCTTATATGCCGCCGCGCCAACGCCGGTTGTTAATCAGCCGCAAGTGGCGCCACAGCCTAAGGTTCAGCAGAACTTATCGGCAGATGCCATCAAAAACCGCCTGTTGTCCGAGGAAGAATCGGCGGATATGGGCGACTACACGCGCATGGTGCGCCGCGTGATCCGCGAGGATAGGACGGTCAGAACCAAAAACTACAAAAAATTGATTTGGTCGCTAGGCCTATTGTTTGTGATCTCCGCCGGCTTGGTGACTTATCAATATCTGGCGTTGGACAACGCCCGCAAACTGGCGATCAATATGTTTTACGACGTAAAAACCTTGGAAGTCAGTTTGTCGCAAGCCGATATGCGCTTGGCGGAGAATGTCGAGTCCCTGGCAAAAGCCTTTGAAGAAGTAAAAGACGAAAAACTAAAAGTTTCTCAGGAGCGCATCAAAGCCGAACAGGCAAAAATTCTGGAAGAGAAAAAACGCCTGGCGGAAGAACGGCAAAAGCTGAAATTGATGAAAGCCAAGTACCAGGAGTATCTAAAAGAAATCGATTTTCTGCGCCTAAGCTTTCCGACCGACGAACAATACGAACGCGAGTTAATCACCCGCGTGGTGAGAGGTTTTGGGGAAAGCGAGTTGGAGTTGCCGGACGAGTTTGTCACGCAGGTGCGGCAGTACATCAAAAACTGGCAAGATACAGGCAGGTTGCGCTTGGCTGTTAAAAACATGCAAGACAACCAATATGGCCCAATGGTGTTGGATGCGTTGGATAAGGAAGGCCTGCCGGCTTATTTTATGTATTTGCCACTACAAGAAAGCAATTACGACACCAAAGCGATAGGGCCGGAGACGCGTTTTGGCATTGCCAAGGGTGCCTGGCAATTCTTAGCCACCACCGGCCAGGAATACGGCCTGCCACCGGGTCCGCTGGCCAATGTCAGAGAATACGACGAGCAAGATGCGCGTTTTGATTTTGCGCAGGCCACCCAGGCCGGCGCCAAATATCTGAAATACATCTACAGCAAGCAAGCTCAAGCGTCGGGCTTGTTGGTAATGGCTAGCTATAACTATGGCCACAATAAAGTGCGCGGTATGGTGGAAAAAATGCCCGACAACCCGCGCGACCGCAACTTCTGGAAATTCATCCAAGAATACGAAATTCCGGTGGAAACCTACGATTACGTGTTTTACATCGTCTCGGCAGCGGTGATAGGCGAAGACCCCAAGCATTTTGGTTTTGATTTTAGCCCGCCGCTTTTGCAGGTGTCTCCAGTCGTTAATTGA
- a CDS encoding flagellar basal body P-ring protein FlgI, with product MNKILFSIALLLLANTAQAERIKDIASIAGVRSNQLVGYGLVTGLDKTGDKTKFTGQSLRSMMGKLGLTLPPDTDPKSKNVALVSIHADLPAFAKPGQKIDVTASSIGDAKSLRGGSLLMSPLRGADGNVYAVAQGNLVVGGLSAGGQDGSKITVNNPLVGRVPNGATVERIVPSSFDQSADLVFNLNSSDFTTAQRMADSINKALGAETAQAVDATSVSVRAPVNPNQRVGFASVIENLELAPDDAPAKVIVNSRTGTVIINSKVRVQPAAVSHGSLTVTISENPQVSQPNPLSGGSTVVTPQSNVSVKEDKNHMFVFNPGVSLDEIVQAVNGVGAGPSDLVAILEALKSAGALRAELIVI from the coding sequence ATGAACAAAATACTCTTTTCAATAGCCCTGCTGCTATTGGCAAACACCGCGCAAGCCGAACGCATTAAAGACATAGCGTCCATCGCCGGTGTACGCAGTAACCAGCTCGTGGGTTACGGCTTGGTAACGGGCCTGGATAAAACCGGCGATAAAACCAAATTTACCGGCCAAAGCCTACGTAGCATGATGGGCAAATTGGGCCTAACCTTGCCGCCCGATACCGACCCAAAATCCAAAAACGTCGCACTGGTCAGCATTCACGCCGACCTGCCCGCTTTTGCCAAGCCCGGTCAAAAAATTGACGTCACGGCCTCATCAATAGGCGACGCCAAAAGCCTGCGCGGCGGATCGCTGTTGATGAGCCCCTTACGCGGTGCCGACGGCAATGTCTATGCGGTCGCACAAGGCAACTTGGTGGTGGGCGGGCTTAGCGCCGGCGGCCAGGATGGCTCGAAAATCACCGTCAATAATCCGCTGGTGGGCCGCGTACCTAACGGCGCCACGGTGGAACGGATCGTCCCCAGTTCTTTCGATCAAAGCGCGGACCTGGTATTTAATTTGAATTCCTCGGATTTCACCACCGCTCAGCGTATGGCGGATTCCATCAACAAAGCTTTAGGTGCCGAAACCGCGCAAGCCGTCGACGCCACCTCGGTCAGCGTCAGGGCGCCGGTCAACCCCAACCAACGGGTGGGCTTTGCCTCGGTTATCGAAAACCTGGAGCTAGCACCCGACGATGCGCCGGCCAAAGTGATTGTCAACTCCCGCACCGGCACGGTGATTATCAACAGCAAAGTCAGAGTACAGCCGGCAGCTGTGTCTCATGGCAGCTTGACCGTGACTATCAGCGAGAACCCACAAGTTAGCCAGCCCAACCCATTGTCAGGCGGCAGCACGGTTGTCACACCGCAATCCAATGTCTCGGTAAAAGAAGACAAGAACCATATGTTTGTCTTCAACCCCGGCGTATCCCTGGACGAAATAGTCCAAGCGGTGAATGGCGTCGGCGCCGGCCCCAGCGATTTGGTCGCCATCTTGGAAGCATTGAAATCCGCCGGCGCGCTCAGAGCCGAGTTGATAGTGATTTAA
- the flgG gene encoding flagellar basal-body rod protein FlgG — MTERALWVAKSGLDAQQTRMAVISNNLANVNTTGFKKARPIFADLMYQNVRQAGAQSTQNTQLPTGLQLGTGVRTVATEKLHTQGNILQTGNSLDIAVSGRGFMQILMPNGDINYTRDGSFKMDSTGQVVTSNGMPLEPAITVPQDALSVTIGQDGTVSVTQPGTAAANQIGQIQIADFINTAGLEPIGDNLFRETVASGAPIIGAPGENELGGLIQGSLETSNVNVVEELVNMIETQRAYEMNSKAISTTDQMLSFVTQQL; from the coding sequence ATGACAGAAAGAGCATTATGGGTCGCAAAATCCGGTTTGGATGCCCAACAAACCCGCATGGCGGTTATTTCCAATAACCTGGCCAACGTCAATACCACCGGCTTCAAGAAAGCCAGACCAATATTCGCCGATTTGATGTATCAAAACGTCCGTCAGGCCGGCGCGCAGTCTACCCAAAACACCCAATTACCCACCGGCTTGCAGCTCGGCACTGGGGTACGCACGGTAGCTACCGAAAAACTGCACACCCAAGGCAATATTCTGCAAACCGGCAACTCGCTGGATATAGCGGTAAGCGGGCGCGGTTTTATGCAGATTTTAATGCCCAACGGCGACATCAATTACACCCGTGACGGCTCGTTCAAAATGGACTCCACTGGCCAAGTGGTAACCTCGAACGGCATGCCGCTGGAACCGGCCATCACCGTCCCGCAGGACGCTCTGAGTGTCACAATCGGCCAGGACGGCACGGTCTCGGTGACCCAACCCGGCACTGCGGCCGCCAATCAGATAGGACAGATCCAAATTGCCGACTTCATCAACACGGCCGGACTAGAGCCGATTGGCGACAACCTGTTCCGAGAAACCGTCGCCAGCGGCGCACCGATCATCGGCGCACCAGGCGAAAACGAGCTGGGCGGTTTAATCCAAGGCTCCTTGGAAACCTCGAACGTCAACGTCGTGGAAGAACTGGTCAATATGATAGAAACCCAGCGCGCTTACGAGATGAACTCCAAAGCCATTTCCACCACCGACCAAATGTTGTCCTTTGTCACCCAACAACTTTAA